The following are encoded together in the Glycine soja cultivar W05 chromosome 5, ASM419377v2, whole genome shotgun sequence genome:
- the LOC114411092 gene encoding transcription initiation factor IIB-2-like: MIADEEYCSDCKSYTPLVYDHNAGDTICSECGLVLESRSIEEEIPKLRLYGDKHEDDDDGGGDHEDEDEHQEQGFSVSDPFNTLLLTSGAGLSTLVTHPSLYDNNNSDMVKTRKNQRGIKNSNRDAKRKLKTDCDLVAALLTMEQMANNLGLAWSIKNHAKELYKKAEDRRKRDFQRTVKEIQSVSGGAKEKNKHIYKAIGVFKKHFQVGRNYDKTQVLDIGERLCTHLGLDNHVIKAVREVLQKALEFIERSRPSSVLAATIYMVDQLSSDNMMHFRDIKEVAKACIVKEYTVKKAYRDLHALAFVLIPSWYANAEDIKRLCII, translated from the exons ATGATAGCTGATGAAGAGTACTGCAGTGACTGCAAAAGCTACACTCCATTAGTGTATGATCACAATGCTGGGGACACAATCTGCTCCGAATGTGGCTTGGTTCTTGAGTCCCGTTCCATAGAAGAAGAAATACCAAAATTGAGACTCTATGGGGATAAACatgaggatgatgatgatggtggtggtgaccatgaagatgaagatgagcATCAAGAACAAGGATTCAGTGTGAGTGACCCTTTCAACACTTTACTACTTACTAGTGGAGCTGGCCTTAGCACTCTTGTTACACACCCCTCCTTGTATGATAATAACAATAGTGATATGGTAAAAACTCGAAAGAATCAACGGGGAATCAAGAATTCCAACAGGGATGCCAAGAGAAAACTGAAGACAGATTGCGATCTCGTAGCCGCGCTCTTGACCATGGAACAAATGGCTAATAACTTAGGCTTGGCTTGGAGCATAAAAAATCATGCCAAGGAACTCTACAAGAAGGCAGAAGATAGAAGG AAGAGGGATTTCCAAAGGACTGTAAAGGAAATTCAAAGTGTTTCTGGAGGagccaaagagaagaataagcATATTTACAAGGCCATAGGAGTGTTCAAAAAGCATTTTCAGGTGGGCAGAAATTATGACAAGACACAGGTCTTGGACATAGGTGAACGCTTGTGCACCCATCTTGGCCTTGACAACCATGTCATCAAAGCTGTGAGAGAAGTGCTGCAAAAAGCTCTGGAGTTTATTGAAAGGAGCAGACCTTCTTCCGTTTTGGCAGCAACTATATATATGGTTGATCAACTTTCTTCAGATAATATGATGCACTTCCGAG ACATCAAAGAAGTTGCAAAAGCTTGTATAGTGAAGGAATATACAGTAAAGAAGGCATATAGAGATCTTCATGCACTTGCTTTTGTTCTGATTCCAAGCTGGTATGCCAATGCTGAGGACATAAAGCGACTCTGCATTATTTGA